One Odocoileus virginianus isolate 20LAN1187 ecotype Illinois chromosome 4, Ovbor_1.2, whole genome shotgun sequence DNA segment encodes these proteins:
- the POLR2H gene encoding DNA-directed RNA polymerases I, II, and III subunit RPABC3 isoform X2 — protein MDLILDVNIQIYPVDLGDKFRLVIASTLYEDGTLDDGEYNPTDDRPSRADQFEYVMYGKVYRIEGDETSTEAATRLSAYVSYGGLLMRLQGDANNLHGFEVDSRVYLLMKKLAF, from the exons ATGGACCTCATCCTTGATGTAAACATTCAGATTTACCCTGTAGACCTGG GTGACAAGTTCCGGTTGGTCATAGCCAGTACCTTATATGAAGATGGTACTCTGGATGATGGTGAATACAACCCCACAGATGATAGGCCTTCCAG GGCTGACCAATTTGAGTATGTCATGTATGGGAAGGTGTACAGGATTGAGGGAGACGAAACTTCTACTGAAGCAGCAACACGCCT CTCTGCCTACGTGTCCTATGGGGGCCTGCTCATGAGGCTGCAGGGTGATGCCAACAACCTGCATGGATTTGAAGTGGACTCCAGAGTGTATCTGCTCATGAAGAAACTGGCCTTCTGA
- the THPO gene encoding thrombopoietin isoform X2: MELTELLLVVILLLTARLTLSSPAPPACDPRLLNKLLRDSHVLHSRLSQCPDINPLSTPVLLPAVDFSLGEWKTQTEQTKAQDVLGTTTLLLEAVMAARGQLGPTCLSSLLVQLSGQVRLLLGALQGLLGTQGRTTAHKDPSAIFLSFQQLLRGKVRFLLLVVGPTLCAKWTPPATAVPGSISPLLTLNKLPNRTSGLLETNSSVSARTTGFGLPNRLQGFRAKIPGLLNQTSRSLDQIPGHLNGTQGPLSGIHGLFPGPSPRTLGTPDIPLGTSDMGSLPPYLQPGDSPSPAHPPPGQYTLFSPSPTSPIPMVQLQSLLPDPSAITPNSSSSLLVAARSHFQNLSQEE; this comes from the exons ATGGAGCTGACTG AATTGCTCCTCGTGGTCATCCTTCTCCTAACTGCAAGACTAACTCTGTCCAGCCCGGCTCCTCCTGCCTGTGACCCTCGACTCCTAAATAAACTGCTTCGTGACTCCCATGTCCTTCACAGCAGACTG AGCCAGTGTCCAGACATTAACCCTTTGTCCACACCTGTCCTTCTGCCTGCTGTGGACTTCAGCTTGGGAGAATGGAAAACCCAGACG GAGCAGACCAAGGCACAGGACGTTCTGGGAACCACGACCCTTCTGCTGGAGGCAGTGATGGCAGCGCGGGGACAGCTGGGCCCCACTTGCCTCTCATCCCTCCTGGTGCAGCTTTCTGGGCAGGTCCGCCTCCTCCTTGGGGCCCTGCAGGGCCTCCTAGGAACCCAG GGCAGGACCACAGCTCACAAGGATCCCAGTGCCATCTTCCTGAGCTTCCAACAGCTGCTCCGAGGAAAGGTGCGCTTCCTGCTGCTTGTAGTGGGGCCCACCCTCTGTGCCAAGTGGACCCCACCCGCCACAGCTGTCCCAGGCAGCATCTCTCCATTGCTCACACTGAACAAGCTCCCAAACAGGACTTCTGGATTGTTGGAGACCAACTCCAGTGTCTCAGCCAGAACTACTGGCTTTGGACTTCCGAACAGGCTGCAAGGATTCAGAGCCAAGATTCCTGGTCTGCTGAACCAAACCTCCAGGTCCTTAGACCAAATCCCTGGACACCTGAATGGGACACAAGGACCCTTAAGTGGAATTCACGGACTCTTTCCTGGGCCCTCACCCAGGACCTTAGGAACCCCGGATATTCCTCTGGGAACTTCAGACATGGGCTCCCTGCCACCCTACCTCCAGCCTGGAGATTCTCCTTCCCCAGCCCATCCTCCCCCTGGACAATACACACTCTTCTCTCCTTCGCCCACCTCACCCATCCCCATGGTTCAGCTCCAATCCCTGCTTCCTGACCCCTCAGCCATCACGCCCAACTCTTCTAGTTCTCTTCTAGTTGCAGCCCGCTCTCACTTCCAGAATCTGTCTCAGGAAGAGTAA
- the THPO gene encoding thrombopoietin isoform X1 — MELTELLLVVILLLTARLTLSSPAPPACDPRLLNKLLRDSHVLHSRLSQCPDINPLSTPVLLPAVDFSLGEWKTQTEQTKAQDVLGTTTLLLEAVMAARGQLGPTCLSSLLVQLSGQVRLLLGALQGLLGTQLPPQGRTTAHKDPSAIFLSFQQLLRGKVRFLLLVVGPTLCAKWTPPATAVPGSISPLLTLNKLPNRTSGLLETNSSVSARTTGFGLPNRLQGFRAKIPGLLNQTSRSLDQIPGHLNGTQGPLSGIHGLFPGPSPRTLGTPDIPLGTSDMGSLPPYLQPGDSPSPAHPPPGQYTLFSPSPTSPIPMVQLQSLLPDPSAITPNSSSSLLVAARSHFQNLSQEE, encoded by the exons ATGGAGCTGACTG AATTGCTCCTCGTGGTCATCCTTCTCCTAACTGCAAGACTAACTCTGTCCAGCCCGGCTCCTCCTGCCTGTGACCCTCGACTCCTAAATAAACTGCTTCGTGACTCCCATGTCCTTCACAGCAGACTG AGCCAGTGTCCAGACATTAACCCTTTGTCCACACCTGTCCTTCTGCCTGCTGTGGACTTCAGCTTGGGAGAATGGAAAACCCAGACG GAGCAGACCAAGGCACAGGACGTTCTGGGAACCACGACCCTTCTGCTGGAGGCAGTGATGGCAGCGCGGGGACAGCTGGGCCCCACTTGCCTCTCATCCCTCCTGGTGCAGCTTTCTGGGCAGGTCCGCCTCCTCCTTGGGGCCCTGCAGGGCCTCCTAGGAACCCAG CTTCCTCCACAGGGCAGGACCACAGCTCACAAGGATCCCAGTGCCATCTTCCTGAGCTTCCAACAGCTGCTCCGAGGAAAGGTGCGCTTCCTGCTGCTTGTAGTGGGGCCCACCCTCTGTGCCAAGTGGACCCCACCCGCCACAGCTGTCCCAGGCAGCATCTCTCCATTGCTCACACTGAACAAGCTCCCAAACAGGACTTCTGGATTGTTGGAGACCAACTCCAGTGTCTCAGCCAGAACTACTGGCTTTGGACTTCCGAACAGGCTGCAAGGATTCAGAGCCAAGATTCCTGGTCTGCTGAACCAAACCTCCAGGTCCTTAGACCAAATCCCTGGACACCTGAATGGGACACAAGGACCCTTAAGTGGAATTCACGGACTCTTTCCTGGGCCCTCACCCAGGACCTTAGGAACCCCGGATATTCCTCTGGGAACTTCAGACATGGGCTCCCTGCCACCCTACCTCCAGCCTGGAGATTCTCCTTCCCCAGCCCATCCTCCCCCTGGACAATACACACTCTTCTCTCCTTCGCCCACCTCACCCATCCCCATGGTTCAGCTCCAATCCCTGCTTCCTGACCCCTCAGCCATCACGCCCAACTCTTCTAGTTCTCTTCTAGTTGCAGCCCGCTCTCACTTCCAGAATCTGTCTCAGGAAGAGTAA
- the POLR2H gene encoding DNA-directed RNA polymerases I, II, and III subunit RPABC3 isoform X1 encodes MAGILFEDIFDVKDIDPEGKKFDRVSRLHCESESFKMDLILDVNIQIYPVDLGDKFRLVIASTLYEDGTLDDGEYNPTDDRPSRADQFEYVMYGKVYRIEGDETSTEAATRLSAYVSYGGLLMRLQGDANNLHGFEVDSRVYLLMKKLAF; translated from the exons ATGGCGGGCATCCTGTTTGAGGATATTTTTGATGTAAAAGACATTGACCCGGAAGGCAAAAAGTTTGACCGAG TGTCTCGGCTGCATTGTGAGAGTGAATCTTTCAAGATGGACCTCATCCTTGATGTAAACATTCAGATTTACCCTGTAGACCTGG GTGACAAGTTCCGGTTGGTCATAGCCAGTACCTTATATGAAGATGGTACTCTGGATGATGGTGAATACAACCCCACAGATGATAGGCCTTCCAG GGCTGACCAATTTGAGTATGTCATGTATGGGAAGGTGTACAGGATTGAGGGAGACGAAACTTCTACTGAAGCAGCAACACGCCT CTCTGCCTACGTGTCCTATGGGGGCCTGCTCATGAGGCTGCAGGGTGATGCCAACAACCTGCATGGATTTGAAGTGGACTCCAGAGTGTATCTGCTCATGAAGAAACTGGCCTTCTGA
- the THPO gene encoding thrombopoietin isoform X3, translating to MELTELLLVVILLLTARLTLSSPAPPACDPRLLNKLLRDSHVLHSRLSQCPDINPLSTPVLLPAVDFSLGEWKTQTEQTKAQDVLGTTTLLLEAVMAARGQLGPTCLSSLLVQLSGQVRLLLGALQGLLGTQDHSSQGSQCHLPELPTAAPRKGALPAACSGAHPLCQVDPTRHSCPRQHLSIAHTEQAPKQDFWIVGDQLQCLSQNYWLWTSEQAARIQSQDSWSAEPNLQVLRPNPWTPEWDTRTLKWNSRTLSWALTQDLRNPGYSSGNFRHGLPATLPPAWRFSFPSPSSPWTIHTLLSFAHLTHPHGSAPIPAS from the exons ATGGAGCTGACTG AATTGCTCCTCGTGGTCATCCTTCTCCTAACTGCAAGACTAACTCTGTCCAGCCCGGCTCCTCCTGCCTGTGACCCTCGACTCCTAAATAAACTGCTTCGTGACTCCCATGTCCTTCACAGCAGACTG AGCCAGTGTCCAGACATTAACCCTTTGTCCACACCTGTCCTTCTGCCTGCTGTGGACTTCAGCTTGGGAGAATGGAAAACCCAGACG GAGCAGACCAAGGCACAGGACGTTCTGGGAACCACGACCCTTCTGCTGGAGGCAGTGATGGCAGCGCGGGGACAGCTGGGCCCCACTTGCCTCTCATCCCTCCTGGTGCAGCTTTCTGGGCAGGTCCGCCTCCTCCTTGGGGCCCTGCAGGGCCTCCTAGGAACCCAG GACCACAGCTCACAAGGATCCCAGTGCCATCTTCCTGAGCTTCCAACAGCTGCTCCGAGGAAAGGTGCGCTTCCTGCTGCTTGTAGTGGGGCCCACCCTCTGTGCCAAGTGGACCCCACCCGCCACAGCTGTCCCAGGCAGCATCTCTCCATTGCTCACACTGAACAAGCTCCCAAACAGGACTTCTGGATTGTTGGAGACCAACTCCAGTGTCTCAGCCAGAACTACTGGCTTTGGACTTCCGAACAGGCTGCAAGGATTCAGAGCCAAGATTCCTGGTCTGCTGAACCAAACCTCCAGGTCCTTAGACCAAATCCCTGGACACCTGAATGGGACACAAGGACCCTTAAGTGGAATTCACGGACTCTTTCCTGGGCCCTCACCCAGGACCTTAGGAACCCCGGATATTCCTCTGGGAACTTCAGACATGGGCTCCCTGCCACCCTACCTCCAGCCTGGAGATTCTCCTTCCCCAGCCCATCCTCCCCCTGGACAATACACACTCTTCTCTCCTTCGCCCACCTCACCCATCCCCATGGTTCAGCTCCAATCCCTGCTTCCTGA